AGCCCACGCTGTAATCCATGCATTACTTGTTGAATTCGCTATATCACGAGTTAGATAGTATCCAGATCGACTCAACCGAATACCCACCATTTGAAGTGTAATGTCACACCAGTCTACCATGTCCATGTCCAAAACCCACTGGAATGCGGTTCCTTTCTGTCCTATCCACCTCCCATGGGATGTTGCTAATCTTCGTCCAATCCCAACCTCCCCGGAATGCAGCAACTCAATGTCATGTAGCTAGTACTTTCTCGATCGTGTATGTGTGTATAAGAAAGATTCTCACGGCGGTTTAAAAGGGCTGAATCCTAAAATATGCACTTCTCGGCTGAGTTCAATTAAATGTCACTTCCAGTGGATATATAATGATTTGCGGATCTAACTTAAAAATGCATACCAAAACAAAGAAATCATTTTTCCTAATTAAAGCCGATACCGACAGCTTCACGGATCAAACTTTTATCAATCTCCAAAGAAAGCAAACGTGTTACCTGCGGGAAGTATATTATATTACATAGATTTTGTGAATTTTACGTTTAAAGTATTTGGATTAGTTAAGCTAGATCGATGTAAAAATTGATCTTTAGCGATCATGTTAATATAAGTTTTTATAATTAACGTTTTGGTCTTATTTAAAGTTGATTTTAAATTGTTACAATTATCACAACAGATTATCTAATTATTCATGTTTTTATTACATTAAAAAATTACATCGATATTACTCTTGTGTTGATAAACGAATGAAATACTACACTAatatatattcattttcttttaCGATATTAAATGAGTCATATTATCTagttagtttttttaaaaaaatcggacTGTACGTAGCTCGGACTTAAACGGATATAACCGTAATATGGATATCGTTTTTGGATTGATTTAAATACATTTGTGGTTTGATTTTGACTTGAAAAAATTCAAAGACCATATAGATTTAGAACAAAATTACCTTGGGATCAAAACCATGGGGAGATGTGTGAGTCGGGGTACAAATGAACTGAAGCAGTTTGCGAGATTTTCTAGTCAGTCGTAATAGTTGTTTGTATACTAGTTTATCGAATTCGAGTCAAACTCGAACATATTCGAGTTTTTTTTGAGCCGAACTCAAGCTCAAATTAGTTTTGTTTGATAGTTCGCGAACTACTTACGAGacttaataatttattaatataatacaaTTATATTGATAAGATCATAATAGTTTGTATTttttgttattaaatttctcatttttctcacttccgatatgtttaattgacaCCCTTTTGTGTTATTATGTTGTTAGGagaattttttttactattGGGATAAATTTGGGCTAAAGATTTGTATATCATATTTGAAGTTACAAATATGAACTTAGTAGATGATTTTGCAGAAAAATTCAGAAGCGAAGTTTCCACAATACGTGGACACGTATTATGAGTGGTGAGAAttgaaaagtaatacttttagaataacaagtaatatttttttatgaatgatccaaataaaaatcCGTCTTACAAATATAACCTGTaaaaccatctcacacaagttttttcttTTAACGATTGAAACCTAAACTTTTTTTTCCCAGTAATTGCACACTTTTCTAGATAATAACTAAActttttaaaatctttattattattatatactaCATATCAAGATATTTTAgctattaataatattttaataatgaaattaaagtaaaaaaataaaaaaaatccaatGAATCTCGCCACGTTTCAAGTGTGTGTATGACCGTGGGGTGGTGCGCAGCACGCACACGGCACTACTTAGCGTCAAGCAAAGTCCTTAACCTGCGCCTACATTATTAATCATCGAATTAAATCTTAATTGGAATCATCAGTCAGGTTAAACTAATCCTTTAAATTCTGCAAGTCCATCGCCATCACCTTCTTCTTCACAGCTAAATCGAAGATAAAAAGAAACCCTACAAATCCCCAAAACTAAGACCAGCAAAGGGTCCACTTCTGAATCTCCAATTTGTTCATGCTGTTTTTCGTCTTGTTCTAAGCTCAACCGGCTGGGGGCGCGCGTGTTTGGACAGTCACCGATCCCAATGGCTCAATCGGCGAGGGGTGGCGCTGGGAGGTATTACACGGTAGGGGATTACCAGGTGGGGAAACAGATAGGGGCGGGGTCGTTCTCCACGGTGTGGCACGCTCGCCACCGGGTGCACGGGACTGAAGTCGCGATTAAAGAAATCATCACCGCTAGATTGAACTCCAAACTTCAAGAGAGCCTCAAGTCCGAGATTATCATCCTCAAGAGGATTAATCACCCTAACATCATCCACTTACACGACATGATCGAGGTACGTACGAACCTTTTGTTTCCGTTCCTTGAAACAATTTGTTCGCAAGGAGTTGAATTGAAGTTAAGAGAGTTGGTTATTTCCTTTCTGGCTTTAATGAACTTCGAGATTGACGTGCATCTTGTTAGAGTATAATGCGGTCGGTTTTGGGCATGTTGGGATAATGAACTGAGCAGAGTAGTCTTACCATAACCACTACAGGACAAAAAAGCTGAGTAACGGAAACTAAGCAGTTAATTCTAGGATGGTTTTTAGCTTTAATCATGTCATTTGGTTTTTTGTGTTTGTTCTTATTTAGCGCTCTTTTACTGTGCAAATACAATAGAGATCTCGACTTAGATATTGAACAAGGAAAGAACAAGCTTAAATATAGATTATTAGATTTTAAGAGGTTCCAAAACTCAGCTGGAAGGTAAATAACAATTAATGTTGGCGTTATGCCATCTTTGTAATGGATTAATGTTGTTTCCCACTTTGCTTATTTATGCTTTCATGTGATTTGTGTATTTTGTCATGATTTTGTGAGTGTAGATAGGTGGTTGGAGCCTCCAACACTATATGAATAATTCATTGCGTTGATTTTCTGTAGATTGTATTTTTTAGCCACTGCTTTGTGGGGTATTCCGCGTTCTGAGAAGTTTAGCTCTCTTGAGTACCTTAGATTGTAACTTAATGGCTTTTGGTGTTTTTTGAAGAATGTCAAAGCATAATTTTATTCGGGGCTCAACATCTAGTACCTTGTTTTGTGCATCACATAAATGTAAGATTACTCTCACGACTCATGCATCTGTTCCAATAAAGCTTTCGGGAACCATGAAGAGACCttgttctttcttcttcttcatttttTCCTTTGTAGTTTATACTTTATAGTATGGTATGTGCTTGTTTTAGATCAGAGATGTTATCATGTATGTTTTTAGGAATCCGGaaagatgtatattattttggAGTACTGCAAAGGAGGAGACCTTTCAATGTTTATTCAAAGACGCCAAGGAAGGATCCCTGAAGCAACTGCAAAGCACTTTATGCAGCAACTAGGTATCTCTTCTTCATTTTTCTGTTCTAGGTGTTGGATAATTCATATACTAAATTGTGTACGACATACTACAGCGGAGGGTCTGAAAGTTCTTCGTGAATGCAGCCTCATACATCGGGATTTAAAACCCCAGGTTTGCATCGAATGCCAGTCTTTCACTTCCTTTGTATATTGATACCCGATaccctttaaaaaaaaaaagaacagtGGGCACTTGTACCGCACATATAATTCATTATGTTAATAACTAATTGCCCCTTGATATGTAAAATCATGGTATCATTTTTGTATTTTCATTTATCTCAATATTTCCACAAGCGCAATCTAAGCTATTCAAGGTTTCACTTTTTTGTCCCTAATTTTCCACTTGCACTCTTTCTGCAATGAAATTTGTTGTAATGTGATGTTATTCTTGAAACTTTCTATGGGAAGAGTTTGCACTTCATGGCTATTTtatcatcaaaattttcattgatCAGTTATTTAATGTCGGAAGAGTTGTTTTTATTCTAGTTTTCATTTTGTCTAGTTTACATTTTGTGAAGGGTGCTTGGTATTTTTCATTACCGGGAAAGCTTTTGATGGTTTATATGGATTCAAAGAGTTCCCGAAGAAATATTTTCTCAAAAGATAGTAATTAACATGCTTGTAAAACCTCATGAGGTCTGTGTCTAAGTGCAAGGCTTAACCTTTGAGCTTAAGACTCAAGCTAAGGTGCAATCCTTCAACGAAGCACGTGCCTTAATGATAAAGCTCCATCTTTCTGAGTTTTTGACGTGCAAGACGCTTTATCTGCACGCTTTGAATTTGGGGATCATAAAACAAAACTAAAGTACATAGCAATAGTAATTCATTTGCTATATAGAATGACTATtgtttattttcatttaatagATTGTAAAGTATATGTTGAATTAAACATGATTTAAACTCTTTTTAGATACTTACATTGTAGCATATCATTCAGTCCACTTGAATTAATTGCACCCCTGACCTAGCTGTTTGCACCCAGGATCTATGATATCTATTTGCCTTAGTGTCTTTCACTTCTATTAATTATGGTAATCATAAACCTTTATATTTTCATAATTCAAATATCAACTTCTGGAAGGCGATTACATATTTATTTATACTATAGTTTCCCTTTGAGCACTTCTATTTGTCCGTGTATAAGTTTGATTAGGTTTCTGCATTAtagatatttatttatgttttgatcaACGTGCACCTCCTGGATGTTTAATTCACTTGATTGAACTCATACATTTTTCTGGCCCTTTTTTGCGGGTGTTGTTCACTACAGATCGTTTGTTCTATCATCAATTTCCGTTGTTTCAAGCAAAAGCTTTCTTTAGTCATTGCTAAAATAACTCTAGTAGTATTGGCACCATCTTCACGCTGGGTTTCCCATTTATAATTGCTCTAGAGCCAAATGTTCATATTGAACTGACACATTCCTTTTGCATTTCATTCCTGGGACAGAATCTCCTCTTGTCCACAAATGAAGACAACAGTGTCTTGAAGATTGCTGATTTTGGCTTTGCAAGGTATATTCACTGGCGGTAACATAAGTAATTTTGTTTACAGCTTATGAACCTCATTCTTGACATTTTCTGGAAGTCAATGTCACGTATGCGTggttaaaacttaaaattttgttttatatTCTTGTATGTAAGGGTTCTACTCAGATGTTCTTGCTTGTGTATATAACGATGTTTTGTACCATGATCCACATGCATTTTAGCATTGCAAAACTGTTTACAAAACTCAGTCATATATTGGTTCTGCATTGTAGGTCCTTGCACAACTAAGTTTTTTGATCAAACATATTTATTGAGACCATTATCCAGTCTAGGTTTCTGATTATTCTACTCTATTTTTCATATTGTGTATTTCACAACCAAAATCATTCTGCCAGATGAAGAATGATCCTCTAGCCTTATGTATATTCCTAATCTTTGCTTATCCATGATGAATGTGGACCAGAAGCTGCAAAATCCCCATTGATTGATGATTGAATTAATTAAGTGCGCATTGCGTCATTATCTTATATGGTACCATATGAATAGACAGTAATTTTTGGCTCAGTTTTAAACGTATTATGTTTAGGGTGTTTTCTGCCTTGAATGTTTTCTGATTGTTTTCAGATCGTCTCTACAACACATGTTCTTGACCTTTTGTTCGAAGTTTGTGATGCTTAAAGTTCTTTTACTTGCTTTATTGGCATGTATTATAATACAATGATTGTTTGCGATACCTTTAACTTTTCAATCGTCGCTTTTGTTTCTTCTGCCAGATCTCTTCAACCTAGAGGTCTTGCGGAAACCCTGTGCGGCTCACCTTTATACATGGCTCCAGAGATAATGCAGCTTCAGAAGTATGATGCCAAGGTGAGATCCGTTCTTTGCTGATTAATTAGTCATTCACTGTCTGAATTCATTGCAAAGTATGGGCTAATAATGCAGGCAGATCTCTGGAGTGTTGGCGCAATTCTATTTCAACTTGTAACTGGGAAAACTCCTTTCACGGGAACCAATCAGATACAGGTAAATTTGTCTTGATGTTGTTATATAATTTCAGTTTATCTCTGGTGAAAAGTTATTCCTCGTTAAAATAATATGCATTTTCAGCTGCTCCagaacatcataaaatcaactgaatTGCAATTTCCCCCTGAGGCAAAGAATTTGAATCCTCACTGCATTGATTTGTGCAGGAAACTGCTGAGGCGAAATCCAGGTGCTATTCTTGGGTCACATCAAATTAGTAGCTACCGAATTGTATTAAGCTATAATGAGTTTGCTATTTAACTTCAGAACATGTTCTAGGACAGTTAATTTGATGTAGTGCCTTAAATAATGATAGTTGTCACGGTTGTCGCAAAAACATATGTTGCATCATGTGCATTTAACATTTGTCCGTCTGTTTACCCTCTTTTTAAACAGATCTGCAACCTAGATTGTTAATGGATTGTATCTGAATATTCTTTGATTCTTTTAGCCATCTTTCTCTACTAAAAATAACGTTTGCTACTTTCTACTCACAGTGGAGCGATTGACATTTGAAGAATTTTTCAACCATCCCTATCTTTCTCAAAGGGAGACTGATGAATCCTTCAGGTGAACAGAGATTTCATTATCCTGCAaatagtggttcttttgttgtTTAAAACAATGCTCTTCTTTGTTGTGTGCATGAATAGTCAACCACAAAGAGTAACTGCTGGTCTCCCTGTTGCTGACAGTAATACGGAAGGAAACACACTAGAAGATTGCTTACCCTTCAGTTTAGATGGCGATTCCAGTGGCCCTGATCAAGGTCCATCGTTTACGAGACCTTCCATAAAACCCATACATGGGTTTTCTCTCAATTCAAAACCTGGTCATAGGGAAATTTCTAATCTCCAAAATAGAACAGATTTGCCTTCCAAGTATAGCAGTGTCCCACAACAAACAGAAATTTTGAGTTCCAGTCTTCGCAGCCAGCGACTTTCAGAAGGAAACTTGAAAGAATCTCTAGATCTTGGATTATTAGATAACCATCCAAAAGGTGTCTCTTCTTTCATTTTTGTACTTAGATCGATGTTTGTCTTGCTTGGAAATGTTTATTGTTGTGATCTAATCTGAATTGACTGAACAGTCATGGATTCATTGGAGTCAATCGACCGGGATTATGTATTTGTGTCGGGCCCTCCAATGGACCTATCGTCTTCAGGACGTGCTTCCATGCCAACTCAGCTACCATTTAAAACTGAGGGTCCGTCTCCTGAATCTGGAAATGTGACTTCCTCAACAAGTGCTCCAGTGCCAATAAATGCTACAGAAATTGGTAGAGTTGGGTACATCAGAAATCTAGATAATCGGATGTCCACCGCTAGCACTTCACAAGGATCAATGGATATAGCTGACACTTCAGAGCAGTCGTCAACTCATTGCACAACTAGGATCAAGTCATTGAAATGTTGTGCATCTGCCATCACCGAGTTAGTAAATGAGAAGGTAACATTTAGGATCTTGGATACTTCTGCAATGGATTGTAGATGAATAATGGACCCATCAAAGATTAAAATGTGGTTTCCTTCTTTGAAGCTCCATGATTAGTTTTTTCTAATTTCTCTTCAACAACCTCTTTAGGCTTTTAGATTTTAGTATGATTGTCTAACGATAATTTTGGTAGTCTCTTTCTGGTTTTATGGGCTTTCCACATAA
The Primulina eburnea isolate SZY01 chromosome 5, ASM2296580v1, whole genome shotgun sequence genome window above contains:
- the LOC140832483 gene encoding serine/threonine-protein kinase ATG1c isoform X1; this translates as MAQSARGGAGRYYTVGDYQVGKQIGAGSFSTVWHARHRVHGTEVAIKEIITARLNSKLQESLKSEIIILKRINHPNIIHLHDMIEESGKMYIILEYCKGGDLSMFIQRRQGRIPEATAKHFMQQLAEGLKVLRECSLIHRDLKPQNLLLSTNEDNSVLKIADFGFARSLQPRGLAETLCGSPLYMAPEIMQLQKYDAKADLWSVGAILFQLVTGKTPFTGTNQIQLLQNIIKSTELQFPPEAKNLNPHCIDLCRKLLRRNPVERLTFEEFFNHPYLSQRETDESFSQPQRVTAGLPVADSNTEGNTLEDCLPFSLDGDSSGPDQGPSFTRPSIKPIHGFSLNSKPGHREISNLQNRTDLPSKYSSVPQQTEILSSSLRSQRLSEGNLKESLDLGLLDNHPKVMDSLESIDRDYVFVSGPPMDLSSSGRASMPTQLPFKTEGPSPESGNVTSSTSAPVPINATEIGRVGYIRNLDNRMSTASTSQGSMDIADTSEQSSTHCTTRIKSLKCCASAITELVNEKIGGGKKLEAFSIQLVILAIWKQALHVCHTHAASAIEGSPSKETKKLKDISKMRHSPDTQECLDMSNSNMPDDICAQIEQAFLGELRMAEELAEVVKPGNMEMPDAMELIYQSALALGKRGAVEEYMGNIDNAVAIYSKAVDLLVFLLAEAPCLILNPPFSLTNTDRYRIQSYIDVLNHRHSISQSQKLALFKSRESATPIGNW
- the LOC140832483 gene encoding serine/threonine-protein kinase ATG1c isoform X2; the protein is MAQSARGGAGRYYTVGDYQVGKQIGAGSFSTVWHARHRVHGTEVAIKEIITARLNSKLQESLKSEIIILKRINHPNIIHLHDMIEESGKMYIILEYCKGGDLSMFIQRRQGRIPEATAKHFMQQLAEGLKVLRECSLIHRDLKPQNLLLSTNEDNSVLKIADFGFARSLQPRGLAETLCGSPLYMAPEIMQLQKYDAKADLWSVGAILFQLVTGKTPFTGTNQIQLLQNIIKSTELQFPPEAKNLNPHCIDLCRKLLRRNPVERLTFEEFFNHPYLSQRETDESFSNTEGNTLEDCLPFSLDGDSSGPDQGPSFTRPSIKPIHGFSLNSKPGHREISNLQNRTDLPSKYSSVPQQTEILSSSLRSQRLSEGNLKESLDLGLLDNHPKVMDSLESIDRDYVFVSGPPMDLSSSGRASMPTQLPFKTEGPSPESGNVTSSTSAPVPINATEIGRVGYIRNLDNRMSTASTSQGSMDIADTSEQSSTHCTTRIKSLKCCASAITELVNEKIGGGKKLEAFSIQLVILAIWKQALHVCHTHAASAIEGSPSKETKKLKDISKMRHSPDTQECLDMSNSNMPDDICAQIEQAFLGELRMAEELAEVVKPGNMEMPDAMELIYQSALALGKRGAVEEYMGNIDNAVAIYSKAVDLLVFLLAEAPCLILNPPFSLTNTDRYRIQSYIDVLNHRHSISQSQKLALFKSRESATPIGNW